A part of Curtobacterium sp. MCLR17_036 genomic DNA contains:
- a CDS encoding RHS repeat-associated core domain-containing protein: MSLSGRFRGVVLAVVTLVALLGSLLVVVSQPLPAQAVVTGTGGQYVPMPSNARVLGGPTSAGTFRTVQVAGVDGLPSSGIGAVTMMVTVADPNGSGQLQMRADSSDTTTLLMIYNSGVGGNTSNTGLLAVADDGTIQVRTETAQSKVIIDVTGYYTSTKNGVSAGGFVAMSPARVLDSRGGIGAAQGQIPAGSQRTIQATGSNGIPTGAAAVAVNIIVINREAKAGYVRPTPTGETRSTGVLNYNSTEGLSTAMNAQVALNSDGKFSIDTAAEGGKIDLVVDIQGYFLKSNPGGGFTPLNGRLIDTRNSGSIASGASFSVQVGGVQGAPTVEGGLSAAAVTFTAVNESGADSYAKMWADGTAEPESSAISSDRTSKVTNTVVAPVGANGKIRIKNMGKAAMNYLVDLQGAYNSLPGGPGNTNRTGQRTSATTLPFPITDQTNASVDVGTGNLLVTTTALSLPGVTQNTTIGAAYNSRSTSVANTNTMDANRWQYALAGAGDLTANARGVIYTDAVGTAWQFRPSGAQGAFISPAGLQQTLTRVDSGSTHEYTLKGWTTNSTTHFNLAGQPTSIVDRNDNQISFNANEAGYTLKTLVSTAGVTGAKTANSSYANGVQTFSQTSGSSSRSVSWTKNSNGDITTYTDATGKKTTFGYTSGDLTSITAPTGGVTAFTYDSSDRVTKVEQRNTTAGSPGTAVTRFSFKDDTTTLVADPRSDQSASVADAKHTTYTLEGNDLVRKAVDPADRERGRKYNPANNGVSTATTGTGDTVSTSTNDYGKNESQSLTKSTSSSGSSSTATYDAPGAANKYLPSSTTDSAGDTTSYGYSGIGNQTSTSTGGTADAAKAELDYNSDGTVKTATAPGNDRNPTKYEYDNKQLMKVTAPNNPSSNADIVGAKEYTYDGFGRVRTETDGRGNTTSYGYDNNDRTTSIAFSDGTATVSRSYDGNGNLLTETSGTGTVTNTYDQRNRLTSTVNTAGGGTVSYGYDLAGNTATVTDAQGTVTHEYDPSNVLTVTTYPTNAGTAKQVYLTDDHGRRTDTWLGAPSNATPGVQPTTWTGHQQVEYDSSGKITHIKAWTGRDAALEMNTKYCYQFEAPSNGTCDDSDKSKDRSKLQWSRDGSGQATKYGYTSGRLTKITQSGGDTPINWAFTYDKAGNRTRATATNATTEATISDQQLSYNALGQITTSGYAYDKTGNMTASPGATYTYNGAQQMTSSMKDGKKTTYEYAGADMNKLLYQATDGGAEYGYTYGRSDSNGVPVIASRELVGTGAAAVISDPTTGQPLDLRTTDGTTSMYVFDGIGNPLASIADSGAVAYKVTYDVYGKEQVNADGGSSAEWQQNPYGYKAGIRASNTDTGLTKFGYRWQSAATGTWIERDTLDAPLSPSNANRYTYAGADPINSLDPTGRFAFTGGVTGCYYVCLSLGVEFDPQGNVALTGGFGFGTPGVSASGGATSGNVGTGHGSSVSCSAGIGSASVSESGAVSASFGSSYSSGFCSAEYGGSVQIAG, encoded by the coding sequence ATGTCGCTTTCCGGTCGTTTTCGAGGGGTCGTGCTGGCGGTGGTGACGTTGGTCGCGCTGCTGGGGTCCCTGCTCGTGGTGGTGTCGCAGCCGCTGCCAGCGCAGGCTGTGGTGACGGGGACGGGCGGCCAGTACGTTCCGATGCCGTCGAACGCGCGGGTGCTCGGGGGTCCGACGTCGGCGGGCACCTTCCGCACCGTGCAGGTCGCTGGAGTCGACGGTCTGCCGTCCTCCGGCATCGGCGCGGTCACGATGATGGTCACCGTCGCCGATCCGAACGGCTCGGGACAGCTGCAGATGCGAGCTGATTCCTCGGACACCACGACACTGCTGATGATCTACAACTCCGGTGTCGGCGGAAACACGTCGAACACGGGTCTGCTCGCGGTGGCGGACGACGGCACGATCCAGGTACGGACCGAGACGGCGCAGTCGAAGGTCATCATCGACGTCACCGGCTACTACACGTCGACGAAGAACGGGGTCTCCGCCGGTGGGTTCGTGGCGATGTCTCCGGCCCGTGTGCTCGACTCTCGGGGTGGCATCGGCGCCGCACAGGGGCAGATCCCGGCCGGCTCGCAGCGCACCATCCAGGCAACCGGCTCGAACGGCATCCCGACGGGCGCCGCGGCGGTCGCGGTGAACATCATCGTCATCAACCGCGAGGCCAAGGCCGGGTACGTGCGTCCCACGCCGACGGGTGAGACGCGGAGCACCGGTGTCCTCAACTACAACTCGACCGAAGGCCTGTCGACCGCGATGAACGCGCAGGTCGCGCTCAACAGCGACGGCAAGTTCAGCATCGACACCGCCGCCGAGGGCGGCAAGATCGACCTCGTCGTGGACATCCAGGGCTACTTCCTGAAATCCAACCCCGGCGGTGGCTTCACTCCTCTGAACGGACGCCTGATCGACACCCGCAACAGCGGAAGCATTGCCTCCGGCGCGTCGTTCAGCGTCCAGGTTGGTGGCGTCCAGGGTGCGCCGACCGTCGAGGGGGGCCTCTCCGCTGCTGCGGTGACGTTCACGGCCGTGAACGAGAGTGGCGCGGACTCGTACGCGAAGATGTGGGCCGACGGCACGGCCGAACCGGAGTCGTCTGCGATCAGCAGCGACCGCACGTCCAAGGTGACGAACACGGTTGTCGCCCCCGTCGGCGCGAACGGCAAGATCCGGATCAAGAACATGGGCAAGGCGGCGATGAACTACCTCGTCGACCTGCAGGGCGCGTACAACTCGCTCCCCGGTGGCCCCGGCAACACGAACCGGACTGGTCAGCGCACATCGGCAACGACGCTGCCGTTCCCGATCACGGACCAGACGAACGCCTCGGTCGATGTCGGGACGGGCAACCTGCTGGTCACGACGACGGCGCTGAGCCTGCCGGGCGTGACGCAGAACACCACGATCGGCGCGGCCTACAACTCGCGCAGCACCAGCGTGGCGAACACGAACACGATGGACGCGAACCGGTGGCAGTACGCCCTCGCGGGCGCAGGTGACCTGACGGCGAACGCGCGGGGAGTCATCTACACCGACGCCGTCGGTACGGCATGGCAGTTCCGTCCCTCGGGAGCGCAGGGCGCGTTCATCAGTCCGGCGGGTCTGCAGCAGACCCTGACCCGCGTCGATAGTGGCTCGACCCACGAGTACACGCTGAAGGGGTGGACAACGAACTCGACCACGCACTTCAACCTCGCTGGCCAGCCGACCTCGATCGTCGACCGCAACGACAACCAGATCAGCTTCAACGCCAATGAGGCCGGCTACACGCTGAAGACCCTCGTCTCCACCGCTGGTGTCACCGGCGCGAAGACGGCGAACTCGTCCTACGCGAACGGCGTGCAGACCTTCTCGCAGACCAGCGGCTCGAGCTCGCGCTCGGTGTCGTGGACGAAGAACAGCAACGGCGACATCACCACCTACACGGACGCGACCGGCAAGAAGACCACATTCGGGTACACCAGCGGTGACCTGACGTCGATCACCGCGCCGACCGGGGGAGTGACGGCGTTCACGTACGACTCGTCCGACCGCGTCACCAAGGTCGAGCAGCGCAACACCACCGCCGGTTCTCCGGGCACGGCTGTGACCCGGTTCTCGTTCAAGGACGACACCACCACGCTGGTCGCAGACCCGCGCTCCGACCAGTCGGCCTCGGTCGCTGACGCGAAGCACACCACGTACACCCTCGAGGGCAACGACCTGGTGAGGAAGGCCGTCGACCCGGCAGACCGGGAGCGGGGCCGCAAGTACAACCCGGCGAACAACGGTGTCTCGACTGCGACGACTGGAACCGGTGACACCGTGTCCACCTCGACGAACGACTACGGCAAGAACGAAAGCCAGTCGTTGACGAAGAGCACGAGTAGCTCCGGATCGTCCTCGACGGCGACCTACGACGCACCGGGAGCCGCAAACAAGTACCTGCCGTCCTCGACAACCGATTCCGCCGGCGACACGACGTCGTACGGGTACAGCGGCATCGGCAACCAGACTTCCACGAGCACCGGGGGTACCGCGGACGCGGCAAAGGCCGAGCTCGACTACAACTCCGATGGAACCGTAAAGACCGCGACGGCCCCTGGCAACGACAGGAACCCGACGAAGTACGAGTACGACAACAAGCAGCTCATGAAGGTCACCGCACCCAACAACCCTTCGAGCAATGCTGACATCGTCGGCGCAAAGGAGTACACGTACGACGGGTTTGGACGAGTGCGGACTGAAACCGACGGTCGCGGCAACACGACGAGCTACGGGTACGACAACAACGACCGGACCACTTCGATCGCATTCAGTGACGGCACCGCCACGGTGAGCAGGTCGTATGACGGCAACGGCAACCTCCTCACCGAGACTTCCGGCACCGGCACCGTCACAAACACGTACGATCAGCGGAATCGCCTCACCTCCACGGTGAACACCGCCGGTGGCGGAACGGTCTCCTACGGCTACGACCTCGCCGGCAACACCGCCACGGTCACCGATGCGCAGGGGACGGTGACGCACGAGTACGACCCGTCGAACGTGCTCACCGTGACGACGTACCCGACCAATGCGGGTACGGCGAAGCAGGTCTACCTGACCGACGACCACGGCCGACGCACGGACACGTGGCTCGGCGCCCCGAGCAACGCGACCCCCGGCGTGCAGCCGACGACGTGGACGGGACACCAGCAGGTCGAGTACGACTCCTCCGGCAAGATCACCCACATCAAGGCGTGGACCGGGAGGGACGCCGCGCTCGAGATGAACACGAAGTATTGCTACCAGTTCGAGGCACCCTCTAACGGCACCTGCGACGACAGCGACAAGTCCAAGGACCGTAGCAAGCTGCAGTGGTCTCGCGACGGTTCCGGGCAGGCTACGAAGTACGGGTACACCTCCGGCCGACTGACGAAGATCACCCAGTCCGGCGGTGACACCCCCATCAACTGGGCTTTCACCTACGACAAGGCCGGCAACCGCACCCGAGCCACCGCGACCAATGCAACGACGGAAGCGACAATCAGTGACCAGCAGCTGAGCTACAACGCGCTCGGTCAGATCACCACTAGCGGGTACGCGTACGACAAGACTGGCAACATGACCGCTTCGCCCGGTGCGACGTACACGTACAACGGTGCGCAGCAGATGACGTCCTCGATGAAGGACGGCAAGAAAACCACGTACGAGTACGCCGGCGCGGACATGAACAAGTTGCTTTACCAGGCGACCGACGGGGGAGCGGAGTACGGGTACACCTATGGCAGATCCGATTCCAACGGTGTCCCCGTGATCGCCAGCCGCGAGCTCGTCGGTACCGGTGCGGCCGCGGTGATCAGCGACCCGACCACCGGCCAGCCCCTGGATTTGCGGACCACGGACGGCACGACGAGCATGTACGTCTTCGACGGCATCGGGAACCCGCTTGCCTCAATCGCGGACAGCGGCGCAGTGGCGTACAAGGTGACGTACGACGTGTACGGCAAGGAGCAGGTCAACGCCGACGGCGGCAGCAGCGCGGAGTGGCAGCAGAACCCCTACGGGTACAAGGCAGGCATCCGCGCCAGTAACACCGACACCGGACTCACTAAGTTCGGCTACCGCTGGCAGTCCGCCGCCACTGGCACGTGGATCGAACGCGACACCCTTGACGCCCCCCTCAGTCCCAGCAACGCCAACCGTTACACATACGCTGGAGCGGATCCCATCAACTCCTTGGATCCAACTGGCAGATTTGCTTTCACGGGAGGAGTGACGGGCTGCTACTACGTCTGCCTCTCGCTCGGAGTGGAGTTTGATCCGCAGGGCAATGTCGCCCTGACCGGTGGTTTCGGGTTCGGCACTCCCGGGGTGTCCGCTTCCGGCGGCGCGACCAGTGGGAACGTCGGAACTGGCCACGGATCCAGCGTTTCCTGCTCCGCCGGGATCGGAAGCGCTAGTGTCTCCGAAAGTGGAGCTGTTTCTGCATCATTCGGTTCGAGTTACTCATCGGGCTTCTGTTCGGCGGAGTATGGTGGCAGTGTTCAGATTGCTGGCTAA
- the poxB gene encoding ubiquinone-dependent pyruvate dehydrogenase yields MPTVAENIVATLRANDVTRVYGLPGDSLNGFTDALRKDGTIRWEHVRHEEAAAFAASGEAGLTEELAVCAGSCGPGNLHLVNGLYDANRSRVPVLAIAAHIPTAEIGTGYFQETHPQELFRECSVYVEYVADPVQMPRLLEIAMREAVEKRGVAVLVIPGDVLLAEAKSDRVTRVERTEPRIVPSDAELQRAADLLNGADKITILAGAGVAGAHDEVVALAERLQAPIVHAMRGKEYIEYDNPYDVGMTGLLGFSSGYRAMEDADVVLMLGTDFPYPQFFPEHAKHVQVDIRGSQLGRRHPVDIGLVGTVKDTALALIPLLTGSHPAKHLEDSLAHYRKTREKLDDLAVPAGRKKPLHPQYVTRVLDELAAEDAVFIPDVGSPVVWASRYLTMNGSRRLIGSFWHGSMANAVSQAIGAQTAFPDRQVIAMAGDGGLTMLLGELVTIVQNKLPVKIVVFDNSSLNFVELEMKAAGFVNYGTELQNPDFAAVAEAIGIKGFRVDVSDDLEDAMAAALAHDGPALVSVRANRQELSMPPAVTLEQAKGFTLYAIRTVLSGRGDELLDLASTNARQLL; encoded by the coding sequence ATGCCAACTGTTGCCGAGAACATCGTCGCCACCCTCCGCGCCAATGACGTCACGCGCGTCTACGGCCTGCCGGGGGACTCCCTGAACGGGTTCACGGACGCCCTGCGCAAGGACGGCACGATCCGGTGGGAGCACGTCCGCCACGAGGAGGCCGCCGCCTTCGCCGCTTCCGGCGAGGCCGGCCTGACCGAGGAGCTCGCGGTCTGCGCGGGCAGCTGCGGCCCGGGCAACCTGCACCTGGTCAACGGCCTCTACGACGCGAACCGCTCCCGCGTGCCGGTGCTGGCGATCGCGGCGCACATCCCGACGGCGGAGATCGGTACCGGCTACTTCCAGGAGACCCACCCGCAGGAGCTGTTCCGCGAGTGCTCGGTCTACGTCGAGTACGTGGCGGACCCGGTGCAGATGCCCCGCCTGCTCGAGATCGCGATGCGCGAGGCGGTCGAGAAGCGCGGCGTCGCGGTGCTCGTGATTCCGGGCGACGTGCTGCTCGCCGAGGCGAAGAGCGACCGGGTCACCCGGGTCGAGCGCACCGAGCCGCGCATCGTGCCGAGCGACGCCGAGCTGCAGCGCGCCGCCGACCTGCTCAACGGCGCCGACAAGATCACGATCCTGGCCGGAGCCGGGGTCGCCGGTGCACACGACGAGGTCGTCGCACTGGCCGAGCGCCTGCAGGCCCCGATCGTGCACGCGATGCGCGGCAAGGAGTACATCGAGTACGACAACCCGTACGACGTCGGCATGACCGGGCTGCTCGGCTTCTCGTCCGGGTACCGCGCCATGGAGGACGCTGACGTCGTGCTCATGCTCGGCACCGACTTCCCGTACCCGCAGTTCTTCCCCGAGCACGCGAAGCACGTGCAGGTCGACATCCGCGGTTCGCAGCTCGGCCGGCGGCACCCGGTCGACATCGGCCTGGTGGGGACCGTCAAGGACACCGCCCTCGCGCTCATCCCGCTGCTGACCGGCTCGCACCCGGCCAAGCACCTGGAGGACTCGCTCGCGCACTACCGGAAGACCCGCGAGAAGCTCGACGACCTCGCCGTCCCCGCCGGCAGGAAGAAGCCGCTGCACCCGCAGTACGTCACCCGGGTGCTCGACGAGCTCGCCGCGGAGGACGCCGTCTTCATCCCCGACGTCGGCTCCCCCGTCGTGTGGGCGTCGCGCTACCTGACGATGAACGGCAGCCGCCGACTCATCGGCTCGTTCTGGCACGGCTCGATGGCGAACGCCGTCTCGCAGGCGATCGGCGCGCAGACGGCGTTCCCGGACCGGCAGGTCATCGCGATGGCCGGTGACGGCGGGCTGACGATGCTCCTCGGCGAGCTCGTCACCATCGTGCAGAACAAGCTGCCGGTGAAGATCGTCGTGTTCGACAACTCGTCGCTCAACTTCGTCGAGCTCGAGATGAAGGCCGCCGGTTTCGTGAACTACGGCACCGAGCTGCAGAACCCGGACTTCGCCGCCGTCGCCGAGGCGATCGGCATCAAGGGCTTCCGGGTCGACGTGTCCGACGACCTCGAGGACGCGATGGCCGCCGCGCTCGCGCACGACGGCCCCGCGCTCGTGTCCGTCCGCGCGAACCGTCAGGAGCTCTCGATGCCCCCGGCCGTCACGCTCGAGCAGGCGAAGGGCTTCACGCTCTACGCCATCCGCACGGTGCTGTCGGGTCGCGGCGACGAGCTGCTGGACCTCGCGTCGACGAACGCGCGCCAGCTGCTGTAG
- the soxR gene encoding redox-sensitive transcriptional activator SoxR, whose protein sequence is MVEIQQPRPTDLLPIGEIVRRTGVAASALHFYERKGLIRPERTDGGTRMYPRHVERRIAIIQVAKRLGIPLSEVAEQFAALPDDRMPSLRDWNRLNERWRARLRARQLELERLQQEMTQCIGCGCVSLGACSVVNPGDALGDEGHGARRLLPIEDDAADAVA, encoded by the coding sequence ATGGTCGAGATCCAGCAGCCGCGTCCGACCGACCTGCTGCCGATCGGCGAGATCGTCCGGCGCACCGGCGTCGCCGCGTCGGCCCTGCACTTCTACGAGCGCAAGGGCCTGATCCGGCCCGAGCGCACGGACGGCGGCACCCGCATGTACCCGCGGCACGTCGAGCGCCGCATCGCGATCATCCAGGTGGCCAAGCGGCTCGGCATCCCGCTCAGCGAGGTCGCGGAGCAGTTCGCGGCCCTGCCCGACGACCGGATGCCCTCGCTGCGGGACTGGAACCGGCTGAACGAGCGGTGGCGCGCACGGCTGCGGGCCCGGCAGCTCGAGCTCGAGCGGTTGCAGCAGGAGATGACGCAGTGCATCGGGTGCGGGTGCGTCTCGCTCGGGGCCTGCTCGGTGGTGAACCCCGGCGACGCGCTCGGTGACGAGGGGCACGGGGCGCGGCGACTGCTGCCGATCGAGGACGACGCGGCCGACGCCGTCGCCTAG
- a CDS encoding phosphatase PAP2 family protein, with amino-acid sequence MTDDAPLLRSRRPEPALPGILERSPYPLVSVAIAVIAVVVITLVGFALGTVDLGLSKALNALHTGFVGGFSDAVYHVISPAPAIGITVVVVAVIWWRTRDLRPALAFGGTIAITWVPSAVVKEIVHRARPDVSVLPHPFPVQPDPGYPSGHTVYITAFVLALIWLLRETRWHRLVLTLGVVGIVVVFFAVSIDAVHYPTDAAASILWALAVAPGVRVVWVDWLMPRIPFLRPGRG; translated from the coding sequence ATGACCGACGACGCGCCGCTCCTCCGCTCCCGCCGACCGGAGCCCGCGCTGCCCGGGATCCTCGAGCGCTCGCCCTACCCGCTCGTCTCGGTCGCCATCGCGGTCATCGCCGTCGTCGTCATCACCCTCGTCGGGTTCGCGCTCGGCACGGTCGACCTCGGGCTGTCGAAGGCCCTCAACGCACTGCACACCGGGTTCGTCGGCGGCTTCAGCGACGCGGTCTACCACGTCATCAGCCCGGCACCCGCGATCGGCATCACGGTCGTCGTCGTCGCGGTGATCTGGTGGCGCACCCGCGACCTGCGCCCGGCCCTGGCCTTCGGCGGCACGATCGCGATCACGTGGGTGCCCTCCGCCGTCGTGAAGGAGATCGTGCACCGCGCCCGCCCGGACGTCTCGGTGCTGCCGCACCCGTTCCCGGTGCAACCAGACCCCGGCTACCCGAGCGGCCACACCGTCTACATCACCGCGTTCGTGCTCGCCTTGATCTGGCTGCTCCGCGAGACCCGGTGGCACCGCCTGGTGCTCACCCTCGGGGTGGTCGGGATCGTCGTCGTGTTCTTCGCGGTGTCCATCGACGCCGTGCACTACCCGACCGACGCCGCGGCCTCGATCCTGTGGGCGCTCGCCGTGGCGCCGGGGGTGCGGGTGGTGTGGGTGGACTGGCTCATGCCGAGGATCCCGTTCCTGCGGCCGGGGCGGGGCTGA
- a CDS encoding multidrug effflux MFS transporter, with the protein MTTDTGTIRATIATPTTERQGITTALLLVLGLLSAVAPFATDLYLPAFPQMTTELGASATAVQLTLTAFLVGVTAGQLVFGPLSDRFGRVPPLIAGAALCVLASLAAVLAPNIGVLIAARLLQGLGGAAGMVISRAVISDLATGRSAARAFSLMMIVGGVAPVVAPLLGGLLTGPIGWRGLLSIVLGLSIVMLVAVLAVVRETHLREHRDALREERRGSGSALRALRSRTFLGYTAVFGFAFAVMMAYISASPFLYQDMIGFGTVGYGLAFGLNALALMGVSILSAKLTATRSVTGVLSLGIVLVLASTVAFALLVAAGAPVIWLALPLFTAVGSLGLVLGNATALALGAVPSAAGSASAVLGALQFGLAALVSPLVSIGGSDTAAPLAIVMFAAAVVAVVALLAARGRTSAAR; encoded by the coding sequence ATGACCACGGACACCGGAACCATCCGCGCGACGATCGCGACACCCACGACCGAGCGGCAGGGCATCACGACCGCGCTGCTCCTGGTGCTCGGCCTGCTCAGTGCCGTCGCCCCCTTCGCCACCGACCTGTACCTGCCCGCGTTCCCGCAGATGACCACCGAGCTCGGGGCGAGCGCCACCGCCGTGCAGCTCACCCTCACCGCGTTCCTGGTGGGCGTGACCGCTGGACAGCTCGTGTTCGGCCCGCTGTCCGACCGGTTCGGCCGCGTGCCGCCGCTCATCGCAGGCGCTGCACTGTGCGTGCTCGCGAGCCTCGCCGCGGTGCTCGCACCGAACATCGGCGTGCTCATCGCCGCCCGCCTGCTGCAGGGCCTCGGCGGTGCGGCCGGCATGGTGATCAGCCGTGCGGTCATCTCCGACCTGGCGACCGGGCGGTCCGCAGCCCGCGCGTTCTCGCTCATGATGATCGTCGGCGGCGTCGCTCCGGTCGTCGCCCCGCTGCTCGGCGGCCTGCTCACCGGTCCGATCGGCTGGCGCGGCCTGCTGTCGATCGTGCTCGGCCTGTCGATCGTCATGCTCGTCGCGGTCCTCGCGGTGGTCCGCGAGACCCACCTGCGGGAACACCGCGACGCCCTGCGCGAGGAACGCCGCGGCTCGGGCTCGGCCCTGCGTGCCCTGCGCTCCCGCACGTTCCTCGGCTACACCGCCGTGTTCGGCTTCGCGTTCGCCGTGATGATGGCCTACATCTCCGCATCGCCGTTCCTGTACCAGGACATGATCGGTTTCGGCACGGTCGGCTACGGCCTGGCCTTCGGGCTGAACGCCCTGGCGCTGATGGGCGTCAGCATCCTGTCCGCCAAGCTCACCGCGACCCGCTCGGTCACCGGCGTGCTGTCGCTCGGCATCGTGCTGGTGCTCGCGTCGACGGTCGCGTTCGCCCTGCTCGTCGCGGCTGGGGCACCGGTCATCTGGCTCGCGCTGCCGCTGTTCACCGCGGTCGGCTCGCTCGGGCTGGTGCTCGGCAACGCCACGGCGCTCGCCCTCGGCGCCGTACCGTCGGCTGCCGGCAGCGCCTCGGCCGTGCTGGGCGCCCTGCAGTTCGGGCTCGCGGCGCTCGTGTCCCCGTTGGTCAGCATCGGCGGCTCGGACACCGCGGCGCCGCTGGCGATCGTGATGTTCGCCGCGGCCGTCGTGGCCGTCGTGGCACTGCTCGCCGCGCGGGGCCGGACCAGCGCGGCCCGCTGA
- a CDS encoding helix-turn-helix transcriptional regulator, whose protein sequence is MADTDFGHTLRRLRDHVTPAAAGVVVGPRRRAAGLRREELAGLAGISADYLTRLEQGRATSPSAQVVEALVRALRVADADRELLYRLAGHAVPGADVVPTRIPPSVQRLLDRLADTPVAVLDAAGNLLVANAPYEALMGPIAALRGHERNTTWRHLVGSGSRAVHTPDEQAAFEETLVAGLRMTAARYPLDRQLQQLVRDLRAASPRFVDLWDSGATALGGTARRKVIDHPDVGLITLDCDTLVVGPEDLRILAYTAEPGTADAERLALAVVVGAQALVG, encoded by the coding sequence ATGGCGGACACGGACTTCGGGCACACCCTGCGGCGGCTGCGCGACCACGTCACCCCGGCAGCGGCGGGCGTCGTCGTCGGGCCGCGTCGGCGAGCGGCGGGCCTGCGGCGAGAGGAACTCGCGGGCCTGGCGGGGATCTCCGCCGACTACCTGACCCGGCTCGAGCAGGGCCGGGCGACCTCGCCGTCGGCGCAGGTCGTCGAGGCGCTCGTCCGGGCGCTCCGCGTCGCCGACGCCGACCGCGAGCTGCTCTACCGGCTCGCCGGCCACGCCGTCCCCGGCGCCGACGTCGTGCCGACTCGGATCCCGCCGAGCGTGCAGCGGCTGCTCGACCGGCTGGCGGACACCCCCGTCGCGGTCCTCGACGCCGCCGGCAACCTGCTCGTCGCGAACGCTCCCTACGAGGCCCTCATGGGGCCGATCGCCGCGCTCCGCGGCCACGAGCGGAACACCACCTGGAGACACCTGGTCGGCTCCGGCAGCCGCGCCGTGCACACGCCCGACGAGCAGGCCGCCTTCGAGGAGACCCTGGTCGCCGGCCTCCGGATGACCGCGGCCCGCTACCCGCTCGACCGGCAGCTGCAGCAGCTCGTGCGCGACCTGCGCGCGGCCAGCCCCCGGTTCGTCGACCTGTGGGACTCGGGCGCGACCGCCCTGGGCGGGACCGCCCGCCGGAAGGTGATCGACCACCCGGACGTCGGGCTGATCACGCTGGACTGCGACACCCTGGTCGTCGGGCCGGAGGACCTGAGGATCCTCGCCTACACGGCCGAGCCGGGGACGGCCGACGCGGAGCGACTTGCCCTCGCGGTGGTGGTGGGGGCGCAGGCGTTGGTGGGGTGA
- a CDS encoding MarR family winged helix-turn-helix transcriptional regulator: MHSAVSDHVLAEFADVLLRIARDIDPHGSETLDIVPLTGTEALVMRWVNRNPGTSPSATAEATALQRSNLSAALRSLVAKGMVERRQDPTDARTVQLHSTALAQQSVDRLYRHWSGKLRTALGGDERGAAEALELLQRIDDGLRDGSG; this comes from the coding sequence ATGCACTCCGCCGTGTCCGACCACGTCCTCGCCGAGTTCGCGGACGTCCTGCTCCGGATCGCGCGTGACATCGACCCGCACGGCTCGGAGACCCTCGACATCGTGCCGCTGACCGGCACCGAGGCGCTCGTGATGCGCTGGGTCAACCGCAACCCGGGCACCTCGCCGAGCGCCACCGCCGAGGCCACGGCCCTGCAGCGCAGCAACCTGAGCGCCGCGCTCCGGTCGCTCGTGGCGAAGGGCATGGTCGAGCGGCGCCAGGACCCGACCGACGCCAGGACCGTGCAGCTGCACTCGACGGCCCTGGCCCAGCAGAGCGTCGACCGGCTCTACCGGCACTGGTCCGGCAAGCTGCGGACGGCGCTCGGCGGTGACGAGCGGGGTGCGGCCGAGGCGCTCGAGCTGCTGCAGCGGATCGACGACGGACTCCGCGACGGCTCCGGCTAG
- a CDS encoding SDR family NAD(P)-dependent oxidoreductase, translated as MTTTLITGATRGLGKETARQLVEAGHTVWIGARDAEQGAAVAAEIGARSVQLDVRDDDSVAAAFAHVDANGGLDVLVNNAGIAVWGQDGPQALDVFDTNAVGTIRATEAALPLLRRSGNPIVVNLSSALGSFTATHDPSKPAFTVPAVVYGASKAAVSMLTVQYSKIAPEVHFVAVEPGYTATEFGGMPNPHGRPVEVSAATIAAAASAGPEGPTGVFLEDGQPLGW; from the coding sequence ATGACAACGACACTCATCACCGGGGCCACCCGCGGCCTCGGCAAGGAAACCGCCCGCCAGCTCGTCGAGGCCGGCCACACGGTCTGGATCGGTGCCCGCGACGCGGAGCAGGGAGCGGCGGTCGCCGCCGAGATCGGCGCCCGGTCCGTGCAGCTCGACGTCCGCGACGACGACTCGGTCGCCGCAGCCTTCGCCCACGTCGACGCGAACGGCGGCCTCGACGTGCTCGTGAACAACGCCGGCATCGCCGTGTGGGGGCAGGACGGCCCCCAGGCGCTCGACGTGTTCGACACGAACGCCGTCGGCACGATCCGCGCGACCGAGGCCGCGCTGCCGCTGCTGCGCCGCTCCGGGAACCCGATCGTGGTGAACCTGTCGAGTGCGCTCGGCTCGTTCACCGCCACCCACGACCCGTCGAAGCCCGCGTTCACCGTGCCGGCGGTCGTCTACGGCGCCTCGAAGGCAGCCGTCTCGATGCTCACGGTGCAGTACTCGAAGATCGCGCCCGAGGTGCACTTCGTCGCGGTCGAGCCCGGCTACACGGCCACCGAGTTCGGTGGCATGCCGAACCCGCACGGTCGCCCCGTCGAGGTGAGCGCGGCCACGATCGCGGCCGCCGCGAGCGCCGGCCCCGAGGGTCCGACCGGCGTGTTCCTGGAGGACGGCCAGCCGCTCGGGTGGTGA